The Polyangium mundeleinium genome contains the following window.
CGCCATTGCGCGGGCGCTCGTGACGGAGCCCTCCTTGCTCCTCGCGGACGAGCCGACCGGCAACCTCGATACCGCGCGGAAGGCCGAGATCATGGAGCTCATGGTCCAGTTGAACCGCGAGCACGGCATCACCGTGGTGATGGTGACGCACGAGCCGGACATGGCCGAATACGGGACGCGGACGATCGTGTTCCGTGACGGCAAAATCATCTCGGGGAATGGCTGATGCTCTGGGCGACCTTGGTCATGTCGGTGCGCGAGGTGCGGAAAAACGCGCTTCGTTCGTTCTTGACGATGCTGGGCATCATGATCGGCGTCGGCGCGGTCATCGCCATGGTGACGATCGGCGAGGGCGCGACGCAGAAGGTGCGCAGCGACGTCGGCGCGCTCGGCGAGAACATGCTCGTCGTCTCGCCCGGCGCGGCGCGGCGCGGGCCGGAGCGCACGGCGGGCAATCCCTTTCAAAAGGAAGACGTCGAGGCGATCGAGCGCGAGGTGACCGGGATCAAGGCCCTGTCCCCGACAGCGCAGTCGAATACCACGGTGGTCGTCGGCAACCAGAACTGGCCGACGAGCGTGACCGGCGTCGACGATGGGTATTTCGAGGTTCGCGGCTACAAGGTCGAGCTCGGGCGGAGCTTCTCCGAGGTCGAGGCCGCCTCGGGCACCCCGGTGTGCATCATCGGAAAGACGGTCCGGGACAACCTGTTTGGCGGGGCGATGCCCATGGGCCAGCGCATCCGCGTGAAGCAGGTGTCCTGCCTCGTCGTGGGCGTGCTCGCGTCGAAGGGGCAGGCGGCGATGGGCGGCGATCAGGACGACGTCGTGCTCATGCCGCTCCGCGCGTTCCAGCGGCGCATCGCGGGCAACAACAACATCAGCTCGGTGTATCTGCAGGTGGAGAGCGCGGAGATGACGAGCTCGGTGCAGGCGCAGGTCGAGGACCTCCTGCGCGAGCGGAGGCGCATCCAGCCCGGCGGCGTCGACGATTTCAACGTGCGCAACATGCAGGAGATCGCCGATACGATGAGCAGCGTCACGGCGTCGATGACGGGCCTCCTTGGCGGCATCGCGGCCGTGAGCCTGCTCGTCGGCGGCATCGGCATCATGAACATCATGCTGGTGAGCGTCACCGAGCGGACGCGCGAGGTCGGGACGCGGCTCGCGATCGGGGCGCTCGCGAGCGAGGTGCTCCTGCAGTTCCTCGTGGAGGCGGTGGTGCTCGCGCTCCTCGGCGGGATCCTCGGGATCCTCTTCGGGCTCTCGCTCTCGTACGCGGCGACGCAGAGCCTCTCGCTCCCGTTCGTCATCTCGCCGGGCACGGTGGCCGGGGCCTTCGCGTTCTCCGCGGCCGTCGGCGTCATCTTCGGCTATCTGCCGGCGCGCAAGGCGGCGCGCCTCAACCCCATCGAGGCATTGCGTCATGAATAGAACGTCGAAATGGTGCGTCGCGGTGTCTTCGCTCGCGCTCGCCCTCTCCTCCGCGGACGCGTTCGCCCAGCAGACGCCGCCGAGCGCGGCCAGCCGGCCGGCCTCGCCCGTGGTCCACGAGATCACGGAGAACGACGTCATCATGCTCGTGCTCCGGCACAACCCCGACGTCGCTTCGGCCATTCTATCGGAGAAACAAGCGGCGGTCTTGGTGCGGGCGCAGGAGGTGCGGTATCCGTTCGTGCTCACGGCGAACGGGGGATACACGCACAGCGCGTCGCCCGCGCTCGGGCGGGATGGCCAGGTCACGGTCGGCGAGCGTGACGTCTTCTCGCTGAACGCGGCGCTGCGGAAGGATTTCGCGACCGGCACGGTGGTGTCGCTCTCGGTCCAGAGCAGCCGCAGCTCGACGTCGAACCCCGTCGGCGAGCTCGTCACGGCGGGCGCGGCGGGCGTGGGGTATTCCATGTCGACGCGGCTCTCGCTCACGCAGCCCATCCTCCGCGGCGCGGGGACGCGGATGGGCGAGGCCGGGCTCCGGGCCGCGGAGCTCGATCGCGCTGCGGCGCACGAGGGGCGCGAGCGCGTGGCGAGCGAGGTCGTGCGCGACGCGCTCACCGCGTACTGGGAGCTCTGGTATGCGTCGCGCTCGCTCGGCATCGAGCAGGCCGCGCGGGATCTCGCGAAGACCGAGCGCGACGCGGCCGATCAGCGGCGCGAGAAGGGGGCGCTCGCGGCCGTCGACGTCCTCTCGTACGAGACCCGCATTGCGACGCTCGGCGAGTCGGTCACGTCGGCGGAGCTCTCGGAGCTCCAGCGCGGGCTCGAGCTCGCGCAGATCCTCGCCGTCATCGATCCGAACGTGCGCCTGCGCGCGGCCGGCAGCCCCGACGCCCCGCCGGTGCCGACCGTGGCGGAGGTGGAGAAGGCGCTCACCTCGCTCTCGCCGGAGCTGAAGGAGCTCGAGGCGCGCGTCGCCTCGGCCGAGTCACGCGCGCAGGTGGCGGGCGACGCGTATCGACCGCGGCTCGACGTGGAAGGGTACGTGGAGCTCCGCGGCCTCGGCAATGGCAGCATCGCGCCGGCGTTCGCGCAGATCGGGACGTTTGGCGCCGTCGGCGGGTACGTGGGGTTCCTCTTCGAGGCGCCGCTCACGACCGCGCGGGAATCGGCGGAGGTCGAGAATGCGCGCATCAACGCGCAGATCTCGAAGAACCAGCTCGAATCCGCGCGCAGCCGGATCCGCATCCTCGCGCTCCGCCTCGTCGCGCAGCTCGAATCCGCGGAGGCCCGGCGCGCGGCGGCGATGCAGACGGTGGCCATCGCCGAGAGGCAGCTCGAAGCCGAGCGCGCGCGTTTTGCGCTCGGCGCGTCGACGCCGCTCCAGGTGCAGCAAGCCGAGGACACGGTGCGCACCTCGCGCCTGCGCGTCGCGCGGGCGACGGTGGATCGCACCCAGGCCTTGCTCTCGCTGGAGCACGCGATGGGGCGCATCGCGGCGCGGATCGGCGACGGCTCCACGCCGCCGAAGTGAACGTCAGAGGGGGGGCCGGGACGCGAAGGGGCGCCGCGGCCGCACGCGGCCGGTGAGCGCGAGCCACTCCGCGGCGCTGAGGGGTTCCTCGAAGAGCGACGCGTCGCTCCCGTGCAATCGGAACAGCTCCACGATGAAGCGCATGCGATCGGCGAGCGCGTCCCAGCGCTCGGCGCGGCTGCCGCACGTCGACGCGATGTCGGCGTCGAAGCGCAGGACGAACGTGACGAGCTCCGGGTCTTCGAGCGCTTCGAGGTGCTCGCCAAAAGGCCCATCCGGCAGATCCGCGCCGAGGCGATGAATCGCCGTGCCGCCCCCGAGCTCGAGCTCCAGCATCGCCTTCGTGACGAGCGCGCGCGTGGTCGGGCCGCCGGGCATCGCCGCCGCGATCCGGCCTTGCAGGCGCGTCTGCTCCTGCAGCGCGACGTACAGGTTCGCCGCGTAGAGCAGCTCGGCTTTGCGTTTGCCCGCGGGCGCGCGGGCGGCTTCGAGGTAACATTCGAAGGCGCGGCGCAGGATGTCCTGTCCACCTCGATCCGGCGGGCCTTTCGTGAACGCGGCGAAGAAGGCGGCGAGCGCCTCGTCGCCGGCGCGGAAGGCACGCACGAAGCCGGCGAAGGCCGGGGCGACTTCCAGGAAGACCTCGCGATTGCCCTCGCCGACCTCCCGCGAGACGTCGCGCATGGTATCGACGAGGAACCGCGCGCCCGGGACGCGCGCTGCGGCGCGGGCGACGTATTGTTGTCCCGGGAGATCCTCACCGCGAATGGACTGTCCGGCGCGGCGCGAGGCCCAGGCGGCCATCGTGCACCAGTTGATCGCCGCGCCGCTGCCGAGGAGATCGGCGACTTCGAGCGAGAGATCGCCGTAGGCCTGGGTGATGAGCAGGTTGCGCGCGGCGGCGTCTTTCATCGCCACGACCCGCGTGATGTACGCCTCCGTCACGACGCGCTCGACGCGGTCGCCAGCCTCGGCGAGGCGCGGGGATTCCTGGAGAGCGGGCCTACGAGGGAGGACGTCCCATGCAAAGCTGAGGAGGAGCGCGATCATGCCGTTTCTTCAAGCACGCGGCGGGCCAGCCCAGCTCGGCCCGCCGGCCCGCGGTTTTTCCGCGAATCAGCCCGATCCCGCGGTTTTCGGCGTAGAAAATGTGCTCGGGTGCAGGCTCGAGCCTGCAGCGTTGCGGGGTCCGGTGAGCAGGCAGGATTTCGTCGAATGGCAGGGATACGACGAAAAAGCTCCGTTTCGACTCCTTTCCTTCTCTCCAAAGTTTGACCACGGTCCAGGAACCTCGTTCGCCGATCCGGCGCCCAAGCTCCGCGCTTGCCGCGCCGTCCAAGCCCGGCCATGAGAAGGGGAATCCCGTGACACGCGCGCCCGAGACGACGGTTCTTTTCTTCGCCCTGACGTTTCTCGCCGGCTGTAGCCGTTCGATCTCGCATCACCTGCTCGACGCCGGCATGTCGAGCGCCCACCGGCCGGCCCGGCCCGAAATCCCCGCGGCGGTCCTCCCCGAAGCGAAGAGCCCCTATCAGATCCTCGGCGGGGACATGCATTGCCACGTGAGTCCCCCCGATTCGCCCCGGCACGTGAGCCGCGGCATGGAGGAGACGGTGGAGCTCGCCCATGCCGAGGGGCTCGATTTCGTGGTGCTCACGCCCCACGTGCCGGCGCGGTTCTTCCAGAACGATCGGCTGCGCGAGGAGGTGCGCGAAGAGCTCGCGGCGCTCGAACGCGCGGTCCCGCGCGGGGAGGGGGAGCCGATCTTCATCGTAGGCTTCGAGTACACCGATCATCGGTATGGCCACA
Protein-coding sequences here:
- a CDS encoding ABC transporter permease, with amino-acid sequence MLWATLVMSVREVRKNALRSFLTMLGIMIGVGAVIAMVTIGEGATQKVRSDVGALGENMLVVSPGAARRGPERTAGNPFQKEDVEAIEREVTGIKALSPTAQSNTTVVVGNQNWPTSVTGVDDGYFEVRGYKVELGRSFSEVEAASGTPVCIIGKTVRDNLFGGAMPMGQRIRVKQVSCLVVGVLASKGQAAMGGDQDDVVLMPLRAFQRRIAGNNNISSVYLQVESAEMTSSVQAQVEDLLRERRRIQPGGVDDFNVRNMQEIADTMSSVTASMTGLLGGIAAVSLLVGGIGIMNIMLVSVTERTREVGTRLAIGALASEVLLQFLVEAVVLALLGGILGILFGLSLSYAATQSLSLPFVISPGTVAGAFAFSAAVGVIFGYLPARKAARLNPIEALRHE
- a CDS encoding TolC family protein produces the protein MNRTSKWCVAVSSLALALSSADAFAQQTPPSAASRPASPVVHEITENDVIMLVLRHNPDVASAILSEKQAAVLVRAQEVRYPFVLTANGGYTHSASPALGRDGQVTVGERDVFSLNAALRKDFATGTVVSLSVQSSRSSTSNPVGELVTAGAAGVGYSMSTRLSLTQPILRGAGTRMGEAGLRAAELDRAAAHEGRERVASEVVRDALTAYWELWYASRSLGIEQAARDLAKTERDAADQRREKGALAAVDVLSYETRIATLGESVTSAELSELQRGLELAQILAVIDPNVRLRAAGSPDAPPVPTVAEVEKALTSLSPELKELEARVASAESRAQVAGDAYRPRLDVEGYVELRGLGNGSIAPAFAQIGTFGAVGGYVGFLFEAPLTTARESAEVENARINAQISKNQLESARSRIRILALRLVAQLESAEARRAAAMQTVAIAERQLEAERARFALGASTPLQVQQAEDTVRTSRLRVARATVDRTQALLSLEHAMGRIAARIGDGSTPPK